Proteins found in one Hypericibacter terrae genomic segment:
- a CDS encoding amidohydrolase family protein → MTSPKAEPPPVPPPHSHPSRPRIAMPPGAWDCHCHVLGPTDRYPYWPDRSYTPPEAPLSRYLALLDLLGVEHGVLVQPSVYGTDNRMLLDSLKAEPRRLRGVVVIDATIADRELEAMHAAGVRGARVNLLFRGGVSFAAAEAIADRIRPLGWHIQFLLDISQTPDLHQAVKRLRLPVVIDHMGHFPASHGATSPAFRDLRAMLAEGLAWVKLSAPYLFTRQPGMPYADVTPIARALVEAAPGRCVWGTDWPHPANKLAMPDDGPLTDLLGDWVPDEAVRRRILVENPKALYGFG, encoded by the coding sequence ATGACGTCGCCGAAAGCCGAACCGCCGCCGGTCCCGCCCCCGCATTCTCATCCCAGCCGGCCGCGCATCGCCATGCCGCCAGGCGCCTGGGACTGCCATTGCCATGTGCTCGGGCCCACCGACCGTTATCCCTACTGGCCCGACCGCAGCTACACGCCGCCCGAAGCGCCGCTGTCGCGCTATCTGGCTCTCCTCGATCTGCTGGGTGTCGAGCATGGCGTGCTGGTGCAGCCCAGCGTCTATGGCACCGACAACCGGATGCTGCTGGATTCCCTGAAGGCCGAGCCGCGCCGGTTGCGCGGCGTCGTGGTCATCGATGCGACGATCGCCGACCGCGAGCTCGAGGCGATGCATGCGGCGGGCGTGCGCGGCGCGCGCGTCAACCTGCTCTTCCGCGGCGGCGTGTCCTTCGCGGCCGCTGAGGCCATTGCCGACCGCATCCGCCCCCTGGGCTGGCATATCCAGTTCCTGCTGGACATCTCGCAGACGCCGGATCTGCACCAGGCCGTCAAGCGCCTGCGGCTCCCCGTCGTGATCGACCATATGGGGCACTTCCCCGCTTCGCATGGCGCGACCTCGCCCGCCTTCCGCGACCTGCGCGCGATGCTGGCCGAGGGGCTGGCCTGGGTGAAGCTCTCGGCCCCCTATCTCTTCACGCGCCAGCCGGGCATGCCCTATGCGGACGTGACGCCGATCGCCCGCGCGCTGGTCGAAGCCGCGCCGGGGCGCTGCGTCTGGGGCACGGACTGGCCGCACCCGGCCAACAAGCTGGCGATGCCGGATGACGGGCCGCTGACGGATCTGCTGGGCGATTGGGTGCCGGACGAGGCGGTCAGGCGGCGGATTCTGGTCGAGAACCCGAAGGCGCTGTACGGCTTCGGCTGA
- a CDS encoding GlcG/HbpS family heme-binding protein, with protein sequence MSEITADRALKGIAAAIAKAKEIGSAHSIAIVDAGRNLVAFHRMDNALLASIEISQGKAYTSRSLNMKTGDVTQYVQPGGPFYAMETSHRTPMVVFGGGLPVEIGGKVVGAVGVAGGMIDQDVSVAEAALAAIAKG encoded by the coding sequence ATGAGCGAGATTACCGCCGATCGCGCCCTGAAGGGCATCGCCGCCGCCATCGCCAAGGCCAAGGAAATCGGCTCGGCCCATAGCATCGCCATCGTCGATGCCGGCCGCAATCTGGTGGCGTTCCATCGCATGGACAATGCCCTGCTCGCGAGCATCGAAATCTCGCAGGGCAAGGCCTATACCTCGCGCTCGCTCAACATGAAGACCGGCGACGTGACCCAGTATGTGCAGCCGGGCGGACCGTTCTACGCGATGGAAACCTCCCACCGGACGCCGATGGTGGTGTTCGGCGGCGGCCTGCCGGTCGAGATCGGCGGCAAGGTTGTGGGCGCGGTCGGCGTCGCCGGCGGCATGATCGACCAGGACGTCTCGGTCGCCGAAGCGGCTCTCGCCGCGATCGCGAAGGGGTAA
- a CDS encoding sugar ABC transporter ATP-binding protein, producing MTQTPIVEFRNLGKEFSGTRVLRGVELKFERGEVHGLLGENGAGKSTLIKILTGVYSHSEGEIIVEGKPVTISSPMDAHKLGLGAVYQDAELIGSFTVAQNVVLGGEPGRFTLNRKAIRDQGAKILKEIGLTLDPDRIASSLSAAESQLVILATLFQRKYKLIVLDEPTARLSATEAELLFRLIRRFQEEGITIIYISHRLGEIRQLCDRITILRGGRVSATLAGADITEERVTELMVDKTKNELEVFNPGLARPEGMLQVDQLSCDQLSPLSFEVHAGEVLGITGPVGGGMELVARAVAGLVPHHGEIRIAGQVTDLSSPSKALQAGIALIPEDRRKQALFPNMSAAENIALPVLSRLSRGGFISDRAKLTYAEQVIKRLQVKPDAPGKAMKFFSGGNQQKAVIGKWMSAKCRVYIFVEPTSGVDVGAIRDIYEIMLGLARDGAAVILISSSMREIMALSENVIVIRDGKAIYRAPKAKCTHDQLLGISMTGRVA from the coding sequence ATGACCCAGACCCCGATCGTCGAATTCCGCAACCTGGGGAAGGAGTTTTCCGGCACTCGGGTGTTGCGCGGCGTCGAGCTCAAATTCGAGCGCGGCGAGGTCCACGGCCTGCTGGGCGAAAACGGCGCCGGCAAATCGACCCTGATCAAGATCCTGACCGGCGTCTATTCGCATTCGGAAGGCGAGATCATCGTCGAAGGCAAGCCGGTCACGATCTCGAGCCCGATGGATGCGCATAAGCTGGGGCTGGGCGCCGTCTACCAGGACGCCGAGCTGATCGGCAGCTTCACCGTCGCGCAGAACGTGGTGCTGGGCGGTGAGCCGGGACGCTTCACCCTCAATCGCAAGGCGATCCGCGATCAGGGTGCGAAGATCCTCAAGGAGATCGGGCTGACGCTCGATCCCGACCGGATTGCCTCCTCGCTCTCGGCCGCGGAATCCCAGCTCGTCATCCTCGCGACCCTGTTCCAGCGCAAATACAAGCTGATCGTGCTGGACGAGCCGACGGCGCGCCTCTCGGCCACCGAGGCCGAGCTCCTGTTCCGCCTGATCCGGCGGTTCCAGGAAGAGGGCATCACGATCATCTATATCTCGCACCGTCTGGGCGAGATCCGCCAGCTCTGCGACCGGATCACGATCCTGCGCGGCGGCCGCGTCTCGGCGACGCTCGCCGGCGCCGACATCACCGAGGAGCGCGTGACCGAGCTTATGGTCGACAAGACCAAGAACGAGCTCGAGGTCTTCAATCCGGGCTTGGCGAGGCCGGAAGGCATGCTGCAGGTCGACCAGCTCAGCTGCGATCAGCTGTCGCCCCTGAGCTTCGAGGTGCATGCGGGCGAGGTGCTGGGCATCACGGGGCCGGTGGGCGGCGGCATGGAGCTGGTGGCGCGCGCCGTGGCCGGGCTGGTGCCGCATCACGGCGAGATCAGGATCGCGGGGCAGGTTACCGATCTCTCGAGCCCGAGCAAGGCGCTCCAGGCCGGCATCGCGCTCATCCCCGAGGATCGGCGCAAGCAGGCCTTGTTCCCGAACATGTCGGCGGCGGAGAACATCGCGCTGCCGGTGCTCTCGCGGCTGAGCCGGGGCGGCTTCATCTCCGATCGCGCCAAGCTCACCTATGCCGAGCAGGTGATCAAGCGCCTGCAGGTCAAGCCCGATGCGCCCGGCAAGGCGATGAAGTTCTTCTCCGGCGGCAATCAGCAGAAGGCCGTCATCGGCAAATGGATGAGCGCCAAATGCCGCGTCTATATCTTCGTCGAGCCGACCTCGGGCGTCGATGTGGGCGCGATCCGCGACATTTACGAGATCATGCTGGGATTGGCGCGCGACGGGGCTGCCGTCATCCTGATCAGCTCCTCGATGCGCGAGATCATGGCGCTGTCGGAGAACGTCATCGTTATCCGCGACGGCAAGGCGATCTATCGCGCGCCCAAGGCGAAATGCACCCACGACCAGCTGCTCGGCATCTCCATGACCGGCCGCGTGGCCTGA
- a CDS encoding ABC transporter permease, which produces MAATSTETKTAAAAAKPAVGGTESLGLRLLRRWGTIAIIVLVGVGFSVSSPWFFTVSNFNNILFSMIVSCLVSMGLTYVVIAGSFDLSIGLTVTTASIVTAYLIPVVGPWVAILGALASAVVVGLLNGLLVTYGRLSGIVVTLGMMFVLGGLNIFLTNGYQIAVPYTEKAFLFIGQGTIGPVAVPVIVLLCVFVLAHLLATKTKVGHYITAVGDNPMAAFYSGIKVYHWVILSFILSSLLSGVGGVILTSISTSAQPSGNSNYLLEAFAAVFLGATTLGKGKPHVLGTLLGVFFLYMVSAGMSMMGFPFAMRQLFIGLVLILAVGANALLNREEIHLKFI; this is translated from the coding sequence ATGGCGGCGACATCGACAGAAACCAAGACGGCGGCCGCAGCGGCCAAGCCGGCAGTCGGCGGGACCGAGAGCCTCGGCCTTCGGCTGCTCCGGCGCTGGGGCACGATCGCCATCATCGTGCTGGTCGGTGTCGGTTTCTCGGTCTCCTCGCCCTGGTTCTTCACCGTCTCGAACTTCAACAACATCCTGTTCTCGATGATCGTCAGCTGCCTGGTGTCGATGGGCCTGACCTATGTCGTCATCGCCGGCAGCTTCGATCTCTCGATCGGCCTCACCGTCACGACCGCCTCGATCGTCACCGCCTATCTGATCCCGGTGGTCGGCCCCTGGGTGGCGATACTGGGCGCCCTGGCGAGCGCGGTGGTGGTCGGGCTGCTGAACGGGCTGCTCGTCACCTATGGGCGGCTGTCCGGCATCGTGGTCACGCTCGGCATGATGTTCGTGCTGGGCGGCCTCAACATCTTCCTGACGAACGGCTATCAGATCGCCGTGCCCTATACGGAGAAGGCGTTCCTCTTCATCGGCCAGGGCACCATCGGCCCGGTCGCGGTGCCGGTCATCGTCCTGCTCTGCGTCTTCGTGCTGGCCCACCTGCTGGCGACCAAGACCAAGGTCGGCCATTACATCACCGCCGTGGGCGACAACCCGATGGCGGCCTTCTATTCCGGCATCAAGGTCTATCACTGGGTGATCCTGTCCTTCATCCTGTCGAGCCTCCTTTCGGGAGTCGGCGGCGTGATCCTGACCTCGATCTCCACCTCGGCGCAGCCCTCGGGCAATTCCAACTATCTGCTCGAAGCCTTCGCGGCCGTGTTCCTGGGGGCGACGACGCTCGGCAAGGGCAAGCCTCATGTGCTGGGCACGCTGCTCGGCGTGTTCTTCCTCTACATGGTCAGCGCCGGCATGAGCATGATGGGCTTCCCCTTCGCCATGCGGCAGCTCTTCATCGGCCTCGTGCTGATCCTCGCGGTCGGGGCCAATGCGCTGCTGAACCGCGAAGAAATCCACCTGAAGTTCATTTAG
- a CDS encoding SDR family NAD(P)-dependent oxidoreductase yields the protein MGERLKGKRIIITGAATGIGKEAVKQFVAEGAKVVIGDINEKDASATAKEIGANVHFIRCDVTSEDSVKALIDDGAKWLGGLDVLCNNAGLQHSGKVTEFDAKHWDALMAVNVRAHFFASKYAVAHMRKAGGGSIINTASLAGQRGGPGMTAYSASKGAVIAFTTSLAMELAPDKIRVNVICPGWVDTPFNNPAIAFMGGREAQDRAVKGMVPLGRQGVPSEIAPMFVYLASNESSYMTAQAITIDGGVYN from the coding sequence ATGGGCGAGCGTCTCAAGGGTAAGCGGATCATCATCACCGGGGCTGCGACCGGCATCGGCAAGGAAGCGGTCAAGCAGTTCGTCGCCGAAGGGGCCAAGGTCGTCATCGGCGATATCAACGAGAAGGACGCGAGCGCGACCGCCAAGGAAATCGGCGCCAATGTCCATTTCATCCGCTGCGACGTGACCAGCGAGGACAGCGTCAAGGCGCTGATCGACGACGGCGCCAAATGGCTCGGCGGGCTCGATGTGCTCTGCAACAATGCCGGCCTGCAGCATTCCGGCAAGGTCACGGAGTTCGACGCCAAGCACTGGGACGCGCTGATGGCGGTCAATGTCCGTGCCCATTTCTTCGCCTCCAAATACGCGGTGGCGCATATGCGCAAGGCCGGCGGCGGCTCGATCATCAACACCGCCTCGCTCGCGGGCCAGCGCGGCGGCCCCGGCATGACGGCCTATTCGGCCTCGAAAGGGGCGGTCATCGCCTTCACCACCTCGCTCGCCATGGAGCTGGCACCGGACAAGATCCGCGTCAATGTGATCTGCCCGGGCTGGGTCGACACCCCGTTCAACAACCCCGCCATCGCCTTCATGGGCGGGCGCGAGGCGCAGGACCGGGCGGTGAAGGGGATGGTGCCGCTGGGGCGCCAGGGCGTGCCCAGCGAGATCGCGCCGATGTTCGTCTATCTGGCGTCGAACGAATCTTCCTATATGACCGCCCAGGCGATCACCATCGATGGCGGCGTCTATAATTAA
- a CDS encoding 2-hydroxymuconate tautomerase, producing MPVVQVHLKAGRTVEQKRQLVERITDSLVEIAGANRERVHVIIDEVPGDNWGRAGRLLSDD from the coding sequence ATGCCGGTCGTACAGGTGCATCTCAAAGCCGGTCGCACGGTTGAGCAGAAACGGCAATTGGTCGAGAGGATCACCGACAGCCTGGTCGAGATCGCGGGCGCCAATCGCGAGCGCGTGCATGTGATCATCGACGAGGTGCCGGGCGACAATTGGGGTCGGGCCGGGCGGCTGCTGTCGGACGACTGA
- a CDS encoding sugar ABC transporter substrate-binding protein, with protein sequence MTNKFLSEELREWLDVSRREFMQRISLGAASAAVAGSVLAKSVSADELRDHVQVADTGKKVKVGIGLNYGPFNQPWRRGCWRLCKTVLDGGGEIVAVRGEPSKDSEQQSERQLLDRGIDVLCLGIYSQESETAFIVDEAKKRGIKTVGFAVPVKESPAVVEDTWGTAMVMGYQIQNVLQRQGTLVQTAEDRGFYTPFDMEGDLLELMTKYEPRMKMLPFMPGSTSTNDQISKGRENALALLQANPDPDSIQAIVSWWWPLTLGAVQALKQMNRKNIKVFNHYFSDQFLTEFQNPDNTIEFSTDTPWHIMGDKTGELALALGRGEDVKPNVYHVPVTSITKDQAAKSLAEIQEMDKQAIALLKQYGG encoded by the coding sequence GTGACGAATAAATTTCTCTCAGAAGAATTGCGGGAATGGCTGGATGTCTCGCGCCGCGAATTCATGCAGCGGATCAGCCTCGGGGCCGCCTCGGCCGCGGTGGCCGGGTCGGTGCTCGCGAAATCCGTCAGCGCCGACGAGTTGCGCGACCATGTTCAGGTCGCGGACACCGGCAAGAAGGTGAAGGTCGGCATCGGCCTCAATTACGGCCCCTTCAACCAGCCCTGGCGGCGCGGTTGCTGGCGCCTCTGCAAGACCGTGCTGGACGGCGGCGGAGAGATCGTCGCGGTCCGCGGCGAGCCCTCGAAGGACAGCGAGCAGCAGTCGGAGCGCCAGCTCCTCGACCGCGGCATCGACGTACTCTGCCTCGGCATCTATTCGCAGGAATCGGAGACGGCCTTCATCGTCGACGAAGCCAAGAAGCGCGGCATCAAGACGGTCGGCTTTGCCGTTCCGGTGAAGGAATCCCCGGCGGTCGTCGAGGATACCTGGGGTACCGCGATGGTGATGGGCTACCAGATCCAGAACGTGCTGCAGCGGCAGGGGACGCTGGTGCAGACGGCCGAGGATCGCGGCTTCTACACGCCGTTCGACATGGAAGGCGACCTGCTCGAGCTCATGACCAAATATGAGCCGCGCATGAAGATGCTGCCCTTCATGCCGGGCAGCACCTCGACCAACGACCAGATCTCCAAGGGCCGCGAAAACGCCCTGGCGCTGCTCCAGGCCAATCCGGATCCGGACAGCATCCAGGCGATCGTGTCCTGGTGGTGGCCGCTGACGCTCGGCGCCGTCCAGGCGCTGAAGCAGATGAACCGCAAGAACATCAAGGTGTTCAACCACTACTTCTCGGACCAGTTCCTGACCGAGTTCCAGAACCCGGACAACACCATCGAGTTCAGCACCGACACGCCCTGGCACATCATGGGCGACAAGACGGGCGAGCTCGCGCTGGCGCTGGGCCGCGGCGAGGACGTGAAGCCGAACGTCTATCACGTGCCGGTCACGTCGATCACCAAGGACCAGGCCGCGAAGTCGCTGGCCGAAATCCAGGAGATGGACAAGCAGGCGATCGCGCTGCTCAAGCAGTATGGCGGCTGA
- the pcaD gene encoding 3-oxoadipate enol-lactonase: MGTSEGILRCNGADLAYRMDGPAGRPILLFSNSLASDMSIWDDQVAALKSDYRIVRYDTRGHGRSPVVDGPLTIDDLASDAIALIEQLALGPVHFVGISLGGMLGQAVAARRPDLLRSLTLSNTSSETDKPELWEPRIQTALTTGMAPLVEPTLERWFTAPFRASQPQRVETVRRMIAATPPKGYAACARAIQGLRQTAILARIVTPTLVIAGREDASTPVAVAERIAHAIKGAKLVVVEQAAHITPIEQADKFNQHLRHFLAAAAKHSSSGAASGPAAASS, translated from the coding sequence ATGGGAACAAGCGAGGGCATTCTGCGCTGCAACGGCGCCGACCTCGCTTATCGCATGGATGGTCCCGCCGGCCGCCCGATCCTGCTCTTCAGCAACAGCCTCGCTTCCGACATGTCGATCTGGGACGACCAGGTCGCCGCCCTCAAATCCGACTATCGGATCGTACGTTATGACACGCGGGGACATGGGCGCTCGCCTGTCGTCGATGGGCCGCTCACCATCGACGACCTGGCCTCTGACGCGATCGCGCTGATCGAGCAGCTGGCGCTGGGACCGGTGCATTTCGTCGGGATCTCGCTGGGCGGCATGCTGGGCCAGGCGGTGGCCGCGCGCCGGCCCGATCTGCTGCGCTCGCTGACGCTGTCGAACACCTCGAGCGAGACCGACAAGCCCGAGCTTTGGGAGCCGCGCATCCAGACCGCGCTCACCACCGGCATGGCGCCGCTGGTCGAGCCGACGCTGGAACGCTGGTTCACCGCACCCTTCCGCGCGAGCCAGCCGCAGCGGGTCGAAACCGTGCGCCGCATGATCGCGGCGACGCCGCCGAAGGGTTATGCGGCCTGCGCGCGCGCCATCCAGGGCCTGCGCCAGACCGCGATCTTGGCCAGGATCGTGACGCCGACGCTGGTGATCGCGGGGCGCGAGGATGCGTCGACGCCGGTCGCCGTCGCGGAGCGGATCGCCCACGCCATCAAGGGCGCGAAGCTCGTGGTGGTGGAGCAGGCGGCGCATATCACGCCGATCGAGCAGGCCGACAAATTCAATCAGCATCTGCGCCATTTCCTGGCAGCGGCGGCAAAGCATTCGTCTTCGGGTGCAGCCTCGGGACCGGCAGCGGCCTCGAGCTGA
- a CDS encoding NAD(P)/FAD-dependent oxidoreductase yields MAVIGAGILGLAIGRSLARAGREVLVLEAETAMGTVTSSRNSEVIHAGIYYPPGSLKAIFCVEGRRRLYPFCRSRFIPHSQIGKLLVAAEDAEISTLQRLFQRAGQNGVDDLRWLSASEAKAMEPALRCAGAILSPSTGIVDSHALMLAYRGELEEAGGMIAFGSRVMQGEVTPTGIRLEVDQEGSMDLLCRTVVNCAGLGAQGVAASIRGVPSESIPPLHFAKGNYFGLSGKAPFHHLIYPMPGGGGAGVHLTLDLAGRARFGPDVEWVNKIDYAVDPRRADSFYAAIRRYWPALPDKALVPDYSGVRPKLYDNPNGDADFVIQSEEAHGVTGLVNLYGIESPGLTSSLAIAEYVKQVVVDFNYRQPPQDRLPSLLHQEEEKSEYALGS; encoded by the coding sequence GTGGCTGTTATCGGGGCCGGCATATTGGGGCTCGCCATCGGGCGCAGCCTCGCCCGGGCCGGCCGCGAGGTGCTGGTGCTGGAAGCTGAGACCGCGATGGGCACCGTCACCAGCTCCCGCAATTCCGAAGTGATCCATGCCGGAATCTATTATCCGCCCGGCTCTCTGAAGGCGATCTTCTGCGTCGAGGGTCGGCGCCGGCTCTATCCCTTCTGCCGCAGCCGTTTCATTCCGCATTCGCAGATCGGCAAGCTGCTGGTCGCGGCCGAAGACGCCGAGATCTCCACCCTGCAGCGGTTGTTCCAGCGTGCCGGGCAGAACGGCGTCGACGATCTGCGCTGGCTCAGCGCGTCGGAAGCGAAGGCCATGGAGCCGGCCCTGCGCTGTGCCGGGGCGATCCTCTCGCCCTCGACCGGCATCGTCGACAGCCACGCCCTGATGCTCGCCTATCGCGGCGAGCTCGAGGAAGCGGGCGGGATGATCGCCTTCGGGTCGCGCGTCATGCAGGGCGAGGTCACGCCGACCGGGATCCGGCTCGAGGTCGATCAGGAAGGCTCGATGGACCTGCTCTGCCGGACCGTCGTCAACTGTGCCGGTCTGGGGGCACAGGGCGTGGCAGCCTCCATCCGGGGCGTGCCCTCCGAAAGCATTCCGCCCCTGCACTTCGCCAAGGGGAACTACTTCGGGTTGAGTGGCAAGGCGCCCTTCCACCATCTCATCTACCCGATGCCGGGCGGCGGCGGCGCCGGAGTGCATCTGACCCTGGATCTGGCCGGCCGAGCCCGCTTCGGCCCGGATGTTGAATGGGTCAACAAAATTGACTATGCCGTTGATCCGCGGCGCGCCGACAGCTTCTATGCCGCGATTCGGCGCTATTGGCCCGCCCTTCCCGACAAGGCCCTGGTCCCCGACTACTCTGGCGTTCGCCCGAAGCTCTATGATAATCCCAATGGCGACGCGGACTTCGTGATTCAAAGCGAAGAGGCGCATGGCGTGACGGGTTTGGTAAATCTCTACGGAATAGAATCCCCGGGCCTGACCTCATCCTTGGCGATCGCCGAGTATGTGAAGCAGGTCGTGGTGGATTTTAACTACCGACAGCCCCCGCAGGATCGGCTACCGTCCCTGCTGCATCAGGAAGAAGAGAAGAGCGAGTACGCCCTTGGCTCGTGA
- a CDS encoding GntR family transcriptional regulator, which produces MARETSEKLLADLVDSIRQAIIFGRLRPRERLVEEELAERFNASRHLVRSALSSLEQMGLVARRPNRGVVVCDFSVEEIEEIYEMRAILQGEAARRIPLPAPRSLITQLEAIHAKYSENVDRMELKATCTLNNVFHETMFGACNNRYLTETIQRFWTRTTAIRCYAIGDPELLQQSRHEHRAMIDAIKDGNREELVRRCVDHIFPALEAYKRAHGGWDVGASGNHRALPDKVAVIGRR; this is translated from the coding sequence TTGGCTCGTGAAACAAGCGAAAAACTGCTGGCGGATCTGGTCGATTCGATCCGCCAGGCCATCATCTTCGGCCGACTCCGGCCCCGCGAACGGCTGGTCGAGGAGGAGCTGGCGGAGCGCTTCAATGCGAGCCGCCACCTGGTCCGTTCGGCGCTGAGCTCGCTGGAGCAGATGGGCCTGGTCGCCCGTCGCCCGAACCGCGGCGTCGTGGTCTGCGACTTCTCGGTCGAGGAGATCGAGGAAATCTACGAGATGCGCGCCATCCTGCAGGGCGAGGCCGCGCGCCGGATCCCGCTGCCGGCCCCGCGCTCGCTGATCACCCAGCTCGAGGCGATCCACGCCAAATATTCCGAGAATGTCGACCGGATGGAGCTCAAGGCGACCTGCACGCTCAACAACGTCTTCCATGAGACGATGTTCGGCGCCTGCAACAACCGCTATCTGACCGAGACCATCCAGCGCTTCTGGACCCGCACCACGGCGATCCGCTGCTACGCGATCGGCGACCCGGAGCTGCTGCAGCAGTCGCGGCACGAGCACCGGGCCATGATCGACGCGATCAAGGACGGCAATCGCGAGGAGCTGGTCCGGCGTTGCGTCGACCATATCTTCCCGGCGCTGGAAGCCTATAAGCGCGCGCATGGCGGCTGGGATGTCGGCGCCTCCGGCAATCACCGCGCCCTTCCCGACAAGGTCGCCGTCATCGGACGGCGGTAG
- a CDS encoding MBL fold metallo-hydrolase, translated as MADITYDIIVRGNNLRLRDGFLAMSNVTLVKTGRGYMLFDTAGYISRLGLITALRERNIAPADIKMVFLSHLHFDHCHNIDLFPTAKVFVSKTEWSYAKSPHHEDIFMPWGIHEMLQRYDLEILEGDGVIDPGVSFFPAPGHTPGSFAVRLDTQDRGCVVIAGDAIKYAKEVIMQRGDNVYDTAAHSTASIRRIAEMADRIIPGHFPELIKQPNGQFGWTEGAAFDLIVR; from the coding sequence TTGGCCGACATCACCTACGACATCATCGTCCGCGGCAACAATCTGCGGCTGCGCGACGGTTTCCTCGCCATGTCCAACGTGACGCTGGTGAAGACCGGCCGCGGCTACATGCTGTTCGACACCGCGGGCTATATCTCGCGCCTGGGGCTGATCACCGCCTTGCGCGAGCGCAACATCGCGCCCGCCGATATCAAGATGGTGTTCCTCTCGCATCTCCATTTCGACCATTGCCACAACATCGACCTCTTCCCCACGGCGAAGGTCTTCGTCAGCAAGACCGAATGGAGCTATGCGAAATCGCCTCATCACGAGGACATCTTCATGCCCTGGGGCATCCACGAGATGCTGCAGCGCTATGACCTCGAGATCCTCGAGGGCGACGGCGTGATCGATCCGGGCGTCAGCTTCTTCCCCGCCCCCGGCCATACGCCCGGCAGCTTCGCCGTGCGGCTCGACACCCAGGATCGCGGCTGCGTGGTGATCGCCGGCGACGCGATCAAATATGCCAAGGAAGTCATCATGCAGCGCGGCGACAATGTCTACGACACCGCCGCGCACAGCACGGCCAGCATCAGGCGCATCGCCGAGATGGCCGACCGGATCATTCCCGGCCACTTCCCCGAGCTGATCAAGCAGCCCAACGGCCAGTTCGGCTGGACCGAGGGCGCGGCGTTCGATCTGATCGTCCGCTAA